The Balneola vulgaris DSM 17893 DNA window TTCCTTCAATTATTAAGTCGTTCATGATAATATATGTTTAATGAATAGTTCATTAGTTCATATAGTACACCACTCAATAAGTTCCGAAAATTAAGACTTTACCGTTATTTAGGCTTCGATGTCGTGAATCTCTTTCAAGATAGCTTTTGCATTGGCGTCTTTGCCCTGCATAGCACGGTGCTGAAGGTTAGTGATAATTTCTGGAGTAGCCCGCTCATACGCTTCTTCTTTAGCATCTTTTTCTGAAGCTGTTCTTATTAAGTCGTAAATGTCGTCGGCACGAACTACACTGTAAATATTCTCACTGTTAAAGGCATGAGAACGAAGAGATTCGAACTCGCTAAATACGCGTGGGAAATCAGCACTATCTTCCGCTTTAGTAATCACCTCTACATCTTCTGGCCCCTCTGCGCTTAGTGGAGTTTTGCATAGGAAAAAATAGTTTTGCTGAAAGTTCATATGAAATGTGCTTTGAGTTTTTTGAAGTCAATTAAAACTGAATATAAAGAATGCCATATAAAGTTATAGTGGTTAGTTCGCTAATCTTTTAACTGCTTCAGAACTTTAGGAATCATCATCCATTTCAATTGCGAGGTGCCCCAATTTATTTGCTCCCACCTTATTGCAAAGGTTTGAACACAAACTAGTGCCGCGGTAGGCATTCGAACCGACGCTTGATTTTGCGAACCCACTAAACCACTGGTAATGGCTTCAACCATTGGGTTATGGCCTACTAACATAATTCGATCAACTCGATCGTCTTGGCGTTGTATGGCTTCCAAATATGATTCCGCATTCCCGTAATACAAATCTTCGTCCCATTGAACTTCATTCACAGCGCCGCCAAAAGCATCTACTACATATTGTGATGTTTCTTTTGCTCTCTGAGCTGTTGACGAAATAACCTGCTGTGGCTTTTCCCCTATATCTCGAAGAAATTCGCCCATCATGGGCGCATCATGAATCCCACGAGGTGCCAAGGGTCGATCAAAGTCTTTCAGGTTTTCTTGCTCCCAGCTAGACTTTGCATGGCGAAGTATCAGAATCTGTTTCATATCAAGCTCCTTTCAAATTAAAAGCATCGAATAACTCTTTCTTTGCAAATAAAGTTAATGTCACACCCCGTACAACCATAAATGATGTCATAGCAATCCATAGCGCGTGATACCCTGTATACGGCTCAACGATATAATAAACCGGAGCGAAAAACAGAATCGTAGCAATGAGCATGGAGTTTCTCATAGCCGATGTTGCCGTTGCACCTATATACACCCCATCCCATATAAAACAGATGCTATTTATTATCGGAGCTACAATTAGCCAAATAGCTACCACCATAGCCGCTTCAATTACCTTGGGCTTATCCGTGAAAATCGCAATTAGTTCGCGATCAAAAATACCGTACATCATTGTTCCAAAGGCTCCAAAAGCCAAACCCCAAAACATACACACCCAAATGGCTTTCCTCATTTGTTTGAAATCTTGTGCACCTAAATATCTACCTACTAAACTTTCGGCGGCATAAGCAAAGCCATCAACAGCATACGAACTGATATACCACAACTGAAGCAATATGGTATTTGCCGCCAACCAAGTATCGCCTAATTTGGCGGAAGTAGCCGTAAAAAAGGCATAGGAGAAAATGAGGCACAGCGTGCGAATAAAAATATCTCTGTTAACGGTGAAGAATTTCTTGAGCTCGCTCAATTCAATAAGGTCATTCCATGCTATCTGTATTTTAACCTTATCATATTTGAACTTATAAAGAGTAAAAGCGAGGGCTAGTGCGATATAACTTGAAATTAAACTTCCCCAAGCCACACCGTCTACAGTCATATTGAATTTAAACACGAATATTAGATTGGCGGCAACATTCAATATGTTTAGAAAGATGGTAATCACCATTGGATAGCGTGCATTTTGCATTCCCAGAAACCACCCATTAATTGCAAACAAACCGAGCGTTGCGGGCGCTGAGAAAATCCTGATCTGATAATAGACTCTTGTAAACTGTTCTACTTCGGGTGAAGCATCTATTATTTTTAGCGCCAGTTCAATAATGGGATATTGTAAAAGCATGATTGCGGTTGCTCCTACCCCTGCCACAAGTAAAACTCTGTATAATATTACTCTAGTTTTGTGTGCATTATTTTCTCCATATGCTTGCGCAACCAGGCCGGTTGTACCCATGCGCAAAAAGCCAAATCCCCAGAAAATAAAATCAAAAATGATACTCCCTACAGCAATCGCCCCTAGATAATAAACGTGCTCTAAATGCCCTATAACAGCGGTATCAACGGCTCCAAGCAGTGGAACAGAGATGTTACTTATTATATTTGGAATAGCAAGTGCGAGTACTCGTTTATTCAAAATCTTTGGCTTTTTTTAAGCCTCAATAATACGTTACTATTTGAAGAAGGCATATTAAATTATTGTTCATCTGTAGCGCAAACTTTTGGGATGGTTGCATCTATAGAGGTGCCAATGTATTTTTAGCTCTTCAAGTTCTGAAACCATTTACAATTAACTGACATTTACCTCACATGAATATTGATACGCGCAATAAAGTACTGAGCATCGTTTTGGGCATTATAATCATAGGGTTAACCTATGTTCTTTACGATTCTATCATTACTCCTTACCAAGAAGTAATAGAGAAACAAGAAATGACTGAGCGCGTGCGCACCAGAATGTTAGCGATTAAAGATGTTCTCGTTCAGTATGAAAATACTTTCGGAAAATTCCCGCCAACTGAAGGTGGTCTTGATTCAGTAGTACAGTTTGTTCAAACAGATTCTATGTTATCAATGAGAAGCGATAGCATGTTCCAAGTAGACGATATCAACCAAATCGTATACTCACCTCGTGATGGCGCCAAATTCGTTTATACCGTAAACGACACTATTCGCCCTCCGTTATACTTATTGGAAGATCCAGGAACAGACGACACTATTGGTAGTCTTGAAAGAACTACCATGAGAAACGCTCCTAGCTGGAATTAATGAGCGAATCCACCTCAAATCTAGGTGTTTGTTTTTTTGCGGATCGGCTTTTCTATGCATTAAATGATCCGCAGAACAGCAAACACCTTTTTCGTATTGGCTCGTATGATTTCAACTTTGATGTTAACGAAGCCATTACAACCCTTCACTCAGAACACTTTCCTCTCCTTCAAAAAAGTTTTGAGAATATTTTCCAGCAACACAAAATCCAATCTGTTCGAGCTTTAACTCATCCCGGTGATGAATGCTGGACTGTTTTACCTAAAGTAGTGTACGATAACGCCGATGAGCGTGAAGATCATCTTTCAATATTAATGAAAGGCGTTGAACGAAAAGATATTGAGCCTACTTGGCATGCACTTAGTAAACCAGAATATAAATTTCTGTGCTTACGCCGTAGGGCTATCATGCACGGCTTTGATGAACTGACTAGTAAAATTGCCACTACGGAATTCACTAGCGATTTTGAAATCGCCCAAAAGTGGTCGAGCTTTTCTAAGCCAGGTGGTTCCTACCTCATGATTGGGTGCCATAAAAATGTACTCACCATCACTTCTTATCTACTGGGCAAATTTAGAGCTGCCACGTACATTCAGTTCGATCAAATTGAAGACGTGCCCTATCATTGGCTCCAACAAGCTCAGCATTCTAAATGGATGAGAGGACTACACGAGAATATATTTTTGTTTGGGCACCATACCCACGAGACCGAACAAACACTTCGAAGTTACTGGGACAGTAGTTCTGAAATCGTGCATCTAAACTCTCTTTCTCAAATCGGAGTTATTGCCGAAGAAGAAACTTATGGCTTCGATTTAGCCGCTGCATTTCCTGCTATATTATTAGCCTTAGATTTTTAATCTGTGTGAGCACTAAAAATGCTCATTAATTAATGTTAAATTCTCTGTTCAGAGAATGTCAATAAAGTGATATTTACAATTCAAGCCCTCTCGAAGATCGATTTCTAGCTATGAGAATTATTACCGGAAAATTAAAAGGACGAAGAATTACGATTCCAAAAGGATTAGAAGTTCGGCCAACAACTGATCGCACTAAAGAAAGTATTTTCAATAAAATTGAAGTGTACAAGTACTTAGATAATGCGAAAGTGCTGGATCTTTTTGGTGGATCAGGTAATCTGGGTTTTGAAGCTATATCGCGAGGAGCTAAATCGGTACTCTTTATTGAAAAAGACCCGAAGAATGTAGCCCTTATTGAAAAAACAGCTGAACAATTTGGTATAGCCAAGCAGATCAGTACTCAAGTATCTGATGTACAACGCTTCTTAGCTGGTATGGCAATGCCCTTCGACTTCATTTTCTGTGACCCACCCTACGACTACGAATGGATGGAGGAAATGATTGAGCTAATCCTTGAAGAAAACTGGTTAGAACCTTCTGGCTGGTTAATTCTCGAGCATGATAAATATCATAATTACGATGACCACCCATTATGCTTTTTCAGCAAAGCCTATGGACGTACTACGGTAAGTATATTTTCAAAAGAAAACCCTGACCAAGAATGAGTGAAACCATGAAGCATATAGCCTTATACCCAGGGTCGTTCGATCCAATTACATACGGTCATTTAGATATTCTGGAACGAGCTACTAACCTATTCGACAAAGTGATTGTTACAGTTGCCGTGAACAACAGTAAAAAGGCTGTATTCACCGGTGATGAAAGAGTAGAACTGATTAAGCAGTGCATCAAAGACAAAGACTGGGGTGCTAATATCGAAGTAAATCAGTTTACAGGTTTGTTAGTGAATCATGCACAAAAAATGAAAGCCAATACTTTGATTAGAGGTGTTCGCCAGATTTCTGATTTCGAATATGAATTTAGAATGGCTTTAACTAATAAACGCCTCGCTCCTGAAGTGGATACCGTATTTCTAATGCCTGATGAGCACTTCACGTTTATTTCGGCCTCTTTAGTTAAAGAAGTGGCGTACTGGGGCGGAGATATGACTTCATTTTTACCCCCATTAGTTGCTGAAGCCTTAGAAAAAAAACAGCAGCAAAATAGAGCCGAGAAATAGATTCATTTATCTACGAACACCCTATTCCCTTTTATCTAGTTATTTGGGATTTTCAGTGCCCCCACAAAAAACTTTTTAACAACCGTATTCATGATTTCAAAACGAGCTCAGCAACTACAACCCTCTGCTACTTTAAAAGTAACAGGACGAGCAAAAGAGCTGAAGCGTCAAGGTAAATCCATTGTATCGCTAAGTGCAGGCGAACCTGATTTCAAAACACCACAGTTTATTTGTGACGCTGCTATCGAAGCTATTCAGAATGGTTTCCATGGATATACGATGAATACAGGTACCCCTGAGTTACGCGCGGCTATTGTTGAAAAGCTTAAACGTGATAACAATCTCGAATTTGATGCCGCTCAAATTGTGTGCTCGAATGGAGCAAAACAGTCGGTGGGCTTTAGTCTTCTAGCACTCATCGATAAAGGAGATGAAGTTATAATACCTGCTCCTTACTGGGTTTCTTATCCTGAAATGGTTCGCTTAGCTGAGGGAGAGTCTGTAATTGTTCGAACATCCTTTGAGAACAATTTTAAGCTTACACCGAGCCAATTAGAAGAGTCGATTACTGAGAAAACGAAAGCGATTATTTTATGCTCTCCAAGTAACCCAACGGGTTCGTGCTATTCTAAAGATGAACTAGCAGCTCTAGCAGATGTATTACGCAAGCACCCGAATATCTATATCATATCGGATGAAATTTATGAGTACATCGTATTCGAAGGCGATCATGTAAGTATACTAAATGCTGCTCCCGACCTTAAAGATCGTGTTGTACTGATAAATGGTTTC harbors:
- a CDS encoding pyridoxal phosphate-dependent aminotransferase is translated as MISKRAQQLQPSATLKVTGRAKELKRQGKSIVSLSAGEPDFKTPQFICDAAIEAIQNGFHGYTMNTGTPELRAAIVEKLKRDNNLEFDAAQIVCSNGAKQSVGFSLLALIDKGDEVIIPAPYWVSYPEMVRLAEGESVIVRTSFENNFKLTPSQLEESITEKTKAIILCSPSNPTGSCYSKDELAALADVLRKHPNIYIISDEIYEYIVFEGDHVSILNAAPDLKDRVVLINGFSKGFAMTGWRLGYLAAHPDVVTAVSKIQSQETSAPSSISQKAAEAAYNGPLDEVLAMREEFKKRRDFMVASLNEIEGVSCFTPGGAFYVFPDISHYLGAKKPNGDTIQNSTELCLYLLDEFGLAVVPGDAFGEPDGLRMSYAAAMSDLEDAMNRFQEGLATLTVH
- the rsmD gene encoding 16S rRNA (guanine(966)-N(2))-methyltransferase RsmD, whose translation is MRIITGKLKGRRITIPKGLEVRPTTDRTKESIFNKIEVYKYLDNAKVLDLFGGSGNLGFEAISRGAKSVLFIEKDPKNVALIEKTAEQFGIAKQISTQVSDVQRFLAGMAMPFDFIFCDPPYDYEWMEEMIELILEENWLEPSGWLILEHDKYHNYDDHPLCFFSKAYGRTTVSIFSKENPDQE
- a CDS encoding SixA phosphatase family protein, encoding MKQILILRHAKSSWEQENLKDFDRPLAPRGIHDAPMMGEFLRDIGEKPQQVISSTAQRAKETSQYVVDAFGGAVNEVQWDEDLYYGNAESYLEAIQRQDDRVDRIMLVGHNPMVEAITSGLVGSQNQASVRMPTAALVCVQTFAIRWEQINWGTSQLKWMMIPKVLKQLKD
- the coaD gene encoding pantetheine-phosphate adenylyltransferase, whose product is MSETMKHIALYPGSFDPITYGHLDILERATNLFDKVIVTVAVNNSKKAVFTGDERVELIKQCIKDKDWGANIEVNQFTGLLVNHAQKMKANTLIRGVRQISDFEYEFRMALTNKRLAPEVDTVFLMPDEHFTFISASLVKEVAYWGGDMTSFLPPLVAEALEKKQQQNRAEK
- a CDS encoding MATE family efflux transporter, whose product is MNKRVLALAIPNIISNISVPLLGAVDTAVIGHLEHVYYLGAIAVGSIIFDFIFWGFGFLRMGTTGLVAQAYGENNAHKTRVILYRVLLVAGVGATAIMLLQYPIIELALKIIDASPEVEQFTRVYYQIRIFSAPATLGLFAINGWFLGMQNARYPMVITIFLNILNVAANLIFVFKFNMTVDGVAWGSLISSYIALALAFTLYKFKYDKVKIQIAWNDLIELSELKKFFTVNRDIFIRTLCLIFSYAFFTATSAKLGDTWLAANTILLQLWYISSYAVDGFAYAAESLVGRYLGAQDFKQMRKAIWVCMFWGLAFGAFGTMMYGIFDRELIAIFTDKPKVIEAAMVVAIWLIVAPIINSICFIWDGVYIGATATSAMRNSMLIATILFFAPVYYIVEPYTGYHALWIAMTSFMVVRGVTLTLFAKKELFDAFNLKGA